Below is a window of Brachyspira hampsonii DNA.
TATTAACACAGGATGCAGAGAATGATTTAACTGTTGTAGGCGATGATGATCAGAGTATATATGCCTTCAGAGGAGCAGATGTTTTGAATATACTTGATTTTGAAAAAGATTATCCTAATACAAAGATAATTCGTCTTGAGGAAAATTACAGATGCCCTAAAGATATTGTAGAAGCTGCTTTGAGTGTCATAAAAAATAATACTAATCGTCATGAAAAGAATGTATTTTCAAATAAGCCTAATGAGTTTAAAATAGAAAATTGGATTTGCTATAGTGATTTAGAAGAGGCTAGAAGTGTAGTTAATGAAATAGAGTCCCTATTTGATAACGGATTTGAGGCAAGGGATATTGTTGTATTGTTTAGAACTAATAGCCAATCAAGAGCTTATGAAAAGGAGTTAAGACTTCATTCTATTAATTATAAAATAGTAGGGGGAGTTGGATTCTTTGAGCGTACTGAAATAAAAGATGCGATTTCTTTTTTAAGGCTTATGACAGGTTTCGGCGATAACTTCAGTGTAAGAAGAACTATCAATGTTCCGCCTAGAGGAATAGGGGAGAAGAGCTTCAGCAATTTTGAAACTTTTGCAAATACTAGAAAATTGACTCTTTATAACGCTATTGATTATATTGATGAAGCAGGACTTACAAAAAAGGTTATCTCAAATATGAAAGCCTATAAAAGCATTATAGAAGAATATGCTATAAAAATAAAAGAGGATATTATCAATGAAGAAGGTATTCATATAGAGTTATTATTCTTTGAGTTTTTAAAAGATATAGATTATTTTTCAATTTTTAAGAGTGATGGAAACGAGAGAGTAATAACTGCAGAAGAGAATATAAAGGAGCTTTTCAGAGGTTTTTATGATTATAAATCAATGGAGCCTAATGCTTCACTTATAACATTTTTAGAAGAAAATACTTTATACAGAGATATAAATACAAATGATGATAAAGAGGATTATATAACATTGATGACTATTCATAATGCTAAAGGTTTGGAATTTGATGTAGTGTTTATGACGGGAATGGAGCAGGGAGTTTTTCCTCATTATTTTTCACTTGAAGAAGAAAAAGGTATAGATGAAGAGAGAAGGCTTTGTTATGTAGGCATAACAAGGGCAAGAAGAAAACTTTATCTTACATACTCAAAAAAAAGAAGAATAAGCACTGGTATAATGGAGCAGATACCTTCTTCATTCTTAATGGAGATACCGAAAAAATTAATGCTCATAAAAGAAAAGGCTAATTATTATTCTGGTAATTATATTGATATAGATGAAGATGCTTTTGATTATTGATTGTCAAAAATAACGCACGGTTAATGAAATTTTATATATTGTTCAAATTATAATTATTAATCGATTTATATTTTAGATTTTATTCTGCGTGCGGTGTATGCATTTTAAATTAAAAAAAATACTTGGGCGGGCAGCTAAAAATTATAATTGAACAAAAAAGAAATCAAAAATTAATATTACAAATAAAAATCATAAGCCTAGAGGGTGGGCAAGTGTAATTAAATTTTAAAACTTTAATTACATACCCCGCCCTTTATATTTTTTAATTAGTTTTGAAAATTATGTTCTATTTTTCTTAATGCTTAATTAGAATTTCAAGACACCCACCCAAGTGTTGTTTAAATTTTTAATCTTATAAACGCACGGTGAATAGAATTTTGTATATTGTTTAAATTATAATTATTAGTCGATTTATATTTTAAGTTTTATTCTGCGTGCGGTATAATAAAAAATCCGGCAAATAAATTTACCGGATTCTAATAATTTTTATATTTGAGAATTATAATTTTTCTAGAAGTTTTTTAGCAAATACAGCTCCAAAACCTATAACAGCAGCAACTACTACTAATTGGAAAATACCTTCTATGATATCATCCAAGTTGTATAGCATGTAATGCATTCCGAAAAATCTTGAATAGAATATAAATAATGCAGTTAATGCCAATATTCCAATTACAGCCATAATAATTATTATACTTTTATTAGATTTATTATTTTTTTCTTTAACAACTATAATATCTTTTTTTTCATTATTAGCTTCGCTTTCATTTGCTTTTGCTTCTTTAGTATCTTTTGAATCTATTTTTTTAAATAAAATAAAAGCAAACATTATCATTACAGCAAAAACAGAAATTTTTAATAATGCTTCTATAACTTCATCGAAATCATGCATTAAATAAAACATATAATACTGCAAACCCAAAAATCTTATTGCCGCTATAAATAATGCCGCTGCCGCAATAGAAGCTGCAATAATTATAAACTTTTTTGATTTTACAACAGACATTATGTTATTTTTCATCCTTCCCTCCTTTATAAAAAATAACTTATCTTATCCTTTTTTTATCATCTTTTAATTTATATTCAGGTTTTAATTCATAAACTTTTTCATATCTAGGATCATTTTCTCTGCTGTCTATATTGCTTTTAATATTACCGGGAATCCTTCTTTCTCTTCTTTCATAATCCCTCATATCATATTCATATTGTATGTTATCTTCTTTTATTCTTTCTCTTTTATTATTGTTTCTTTCATTTTTATAATCATCTTCATAATCATCGTAGTACCTATCATTTCTTACTCTATTATCATAATCATCTTCATAGTCATCATAATATTCCTCTCTTCTTCTAATCTTTCTTCTTCTGCTAGGTTTCCTATAATCATCATCTCTATCATTCTTTCTTATTTTTCCTGAAGTGTTATCATCTTTTAAAACCTTTTTTATGAAGTATACCACAGCCAATATTACAACAACCATTAGTACTAGTTTTACTATATCTTCAATAAAATCATCTACATCATCAATTAAATCAAAACAGTACAGATTTGCCGCAATGATTAGATTGAAAATAAAAGCTTTTAATCCTAATTTTTTCATTACTTACTTTCCCCCATTAATTTTTACTTATTACCTATCATCAGAATTAGAGTCTTTTTTAACATATTTTTTAAATATATATACTCCTGCTGCTATTATTACCACAATACCAATTATTTTTGCCAAATCATCAAAAATAAAATCAAAAGTATCTTCTATTAAATCAAAACAGTATAAATTAGCAGTCATAATAAATATAGATGCTAAAGCCATTAAACTTAACTTTTTCATACTATATTACCTCCTTATTAATCTCTTATAATTAAAGTATAGCACATTAAATAAGTTTTGTAAAGCTAAATTTAAATAAATTTTACAAAAAATATAGTATTGTAAATAAAATGTAAAGTAATATATAATACAAATCATACATTTTTGGCAAAAATTTAAAATAATTTCTTATATTTAGAGGATAGAATTTACTAAATATTAATTTTTGTATATAAATATATTTTAAGTAAAAAAAATATTGATTAATAGCTGATATAAAATATAATGTTTAAATAAAAAATTATATAGGATAGCAGCCATGAAAAAGATTATATTTATGATTTTATCTCTAAGCATAATAATATTGTTTATGTCATGCTCAGGAGGAAAAGATGAGAAGGGGGTTATATATATTAATGTCGGACCTGAACCAAAAACTATAGACCCTGCTTTAAATTCAACAGTAGATGCTAATATTTATATTCAGCATGTTTTTGAGGGATTGGCAACTAGAGATAATGATAATAAAATAGTGCCGGGTGTTGCTGAGAGCTGGGATATAAGCGATGACGGATTAACTTATACATTTCATATAAGAGATAATGCTAAATGGTCTGACGGTAAAAAGATTACAGCAGAAGATTTTGTTTATTCTTGGCAAAGAGTAGTTGATCCTATTACAGCGAGCGAATATGCTTATCAATTTGAACCTGTTTTAAATGCGATGGATATAAATTCCGGTAAGAAACCTGTTTCTGAATTGGGTGTAAGAGCTATAGATGAAAACACTTTTGAAGTAAAATTAAATGCCCCTACTGCTTATTTTTTAGAGTTAGCGGCTTTTTATACATTTTATCCTGTTAGAAAAGATATGATAGAAGAAAATGCAGATAATTGGACACTTTCTCCTGATACTTATATAGGCAACGGACCTTTTATAATGACAGAAAGAAGAACAGACGACAGAATTGTAGTAGTAAAAAATACTAATTATTGGAATGCTGATAATATAGTTCCTGAAAAGTTGGTATTTATACTTATGCAAAATGGCACTGCTGCTGTTGCCGGTATAAAAGAAGGCTCTTTACATTTTGCCAATAATCCTCCGCTTCAGGATATTGAGAATTTAAAAAGTGAAGGTTTAATGCATATTTCTCCTTATCTAGGTACATACTATTATTGTTTAAATATTACTAATGAGATATTAAAAGATGTAAGAGTTCGTAAGGCTTTAACTTTGGCTATAGACAGAAATTATTTAGTAGAACAGGTAACTAGAGCCGGACAGCTTCCTGCAAGTGCTTGGGTTCCTAGCGGAGTGAATGATACTGAAGGGGCAGAAGGTGATTTCAGAAAAGTCGGAGGCGATTATTATAGTATAAAAGCTGAAGATTATCAAAAGAATTTAGATGAGGCAAAAAAACTTTTAGCTGAGGCTGGTTATCCTAATGGGGAAAATTTCCCTGTTATAGAGTTTAAGTCAAATTCAGGAGAGCATATACAAATATTTGAAGCTATACAGCAGATGTGGAAATCCGGACTTGGTATAGATTCTACTATAGCACAGGAAGAATGGGCTACTTTCCAAACTACAAGACAGGAAAAAAATTATGTTATAGCTCGTCATGGATGGATAGCTGATTATAATGATCCTATGAGTTTTTTGGGCGTATTTTTAAGCTATAGTATACAAAATAACGGCGGTTATTCTAATAAAGCTTATGATGATAAATTGAAACTTGCTATGTCTACAATAGATCAGGATATAAGAATGAAAGCTATGCATGAGGCAGAAGATATACTTATGGAAGATATGGGGTTAATACCTATTTATTTCTATACTGATCCTATTATGGTTAGTAAAAAGTTATCAGGTGTTATTTATGATCCTCTAGGAGCACATAAATTCTTCTATGCAAAATTATCTGAATAATAAAATTGGCGGATTTAATATTTAATATTTAATATAAAATCCGCCTTTATTTATGTAATTTCTATACTACTAGACATTTTTTTAAATTTGTCTTTTTTTAAAAAAATGTTATTATATACATATAAAATATTTGGAGATTATATTATGTTATTAAAAGATAGAAATGGTCTTTATAGAGGTAAGGCAACAATAAAAAACTTTTTCACTTTTGATATAGATTTAGAAGCTTCAGTAGATGAAGATGGCGATATAAAAGTAACTACCATAGCACCTATAGTAGGAAAGATAAGTCATAGTATATCTTTGGGAGCATCTTATGATAAAGATGATTATGACATGAAATTTGGAGATGATATTTTTCATATACACTTTGATTCCAATAATTCTATAGAAATAGAATTACCTGAGAAAATTAATGGAAGTTTTATAGTAACTAGGAATGTAATTTTACATAGGGTATAAAAATAAAAATCAGCTCTCTTAATTTATCTTAAGGAACTGATTTTTTGTATATTTATATAGAAAAAAGTTTTATTATAAAAAGCTAATTTATAAAATGGCTGCCATATTTAATGGAAAACATAGAATAAAAAAATAGGGTATTGGGCCAGCAGGGACTTGAACCCCGGACCCGATGATTATGAGTCATCTGCTCTAACCGACTGAGCTACTGGCCCCTAATTCTCAAGAAAAATCTTCTTTAGATTTAGCTATTATATAATAAAGAAAAAAAAAGTCAATACTTGAATAATTATTTTTTTATTTTTGTATGTAAATATTGCATTAAATACTTTTTTGTATATTTACTATTGACTTACTAAAATAAATTTACATAATAAATTATTATATAATAAAAATACATGAAGGGAGTATGTTTTTATGAAAGTTGACAAAGTTTATTCAATATATTATAGTGCTACAGGTACTACTCAGAAAATTGTTTCTTTTGTTGGCGAGAATATAGCAAAGAAATTGGGAGTGCCTTTTGAAAAGTATGATTTTACTTTACCAAAGAAAAGAGAAGGAATATTAGAGTTCAAGGAAAATGATTTAGTAATATGCGGAACTCCTACTTATGCAGGAAGAATACCTAATGTTATGCTTCCATATTACAAAAATAATATTAAAGCTAAGGGGGCTTTAGCTGTTCCTATAGTATTATACGGTAATAGGAATTTTGATGATTCTTTAATAGAGCTTAGAAATACTATGCAGGAAAATGGATTTTATACTATAGCAGGAGCAGGGTTTATAGGTGAGCATGCTTTTTCTTATGTTCTTGGGGCAGGAAGGCCTGATGATAAGGATATGTCTATTGCTGCTGAGTTTGTCGAAAAAGTTGTGGAAAAAATTCAAAATATGAATGATATTCCTAAAGAACCTATTAAGGTTAGAGGAAATGATCCTATTCGTCCTTATTATATGCCTAAGGATAAACATGAACATGCTATAGATATATTAAAAGTTAAGCCTAAAGTAGATACTTCAAAATGTACAAACTGCAAAACTTGTGCCCATGTATGTCCGCTTGCTTCTATTGATTTTGATGACATAACAAAATATGTAGGTAAATGTATAAAATGCGGTGCCTGTGTGAAAAAATGTCCTGAACATTGCAGGTATTATGATGATGAAGGATACTTATACCATCAGCATGATTTAGAAGATGAGTTTAAAAGAAGAGCTGAGCCTGAATTATTTTATTGATATCAATTTATAAAAGCCATGAAATTGTTTCATGGCTTTTATAAACTTTAAATATTATTCTTCTTCTGATGACTCGCTGTCTTCTTCTTCTGTATTTCCTGAGGCTTCTCTTAAAACTTGTTTTATAGCATCAAATATTTCTCTTGCCTTTGCTTTAGTTATATCTGAGGTTTTAGTTTTTTTAGTGATAGATGCTTTTTTTAATATCATATCTCCATATACATTTCCTATTCCGCTTAATATTAAAGGATTTTTTATAAGTTTCTCCACTGTTGTATCATTATCTGATAATAATTGGCAGAATAAATTATAATTGAATTGTTTAGTAAGAGGATCATATCCTATTTGAGGCATTGTTGTCGAATCCTTCCAAATAGGTATTATTTTAGTAATTTCATTTTTATCCTTGCTTTCATCTACAACAAAGAAATTGCCATGATCCGTTTCTAATTTTAATATGCTGTTTTTATATTGATCATCTTCAGTTAATACAAAGGAGCCGTTGGGGCCTAAATCAATAAGCATAGCATCTTGCGAAAACTGGAAATGTATATATCCTCCATAGCGTAAAACATCTATTATTTTCTGTCCTTCTATATCTTCCATTTCTTTATATTGCTTATCTATGGCTTCTATCTTATTTATATAAGAATAACAAATTTCGCTTTTAATGGAGTTTATTAATGTAATTAAATTTGGCAGTTCTTTCATAACTTATAATCTTCCTATAGTATTATGTTTACTTTATATTTTAGCATGAAAGAAAAAAAAATCAAATTTTATAACATACCTATAGGGCTTTATTAATTATAAATTTAATAAAAACTTGGGCGGGTGCTTTAAACTTCTAAATAAGCATTGAAGAAAAATAAAATATAATTTTCAAAATGAATCAGAAAATATAAAGGGCGGGGTATGTAATTAAAGTTTTAAAATTTAATTACACTTGCCCACCCTATATGCTTGTAATTTTAATCTGTAATTACCATTTTTTATTTTTTTATTATTAAAATTAGACTTTTAAGATGCCCACCCAAGTATTTTTTAATTTATAATGAATACACCGCACGCATAGTAAAACTTAAAATATACATATATTAATAATCATAATTTAAATAATATATAAAATTCTTTTCACAGTGCGTTTAGCAGGTAACAAATTTAAATAATATAAAAAATAAAAAGCCTGCATTTTATTCATACAAA
It encodes the following:
- a CDS encoding ATP-dependent helicase, with the translated sequence MNILENVSEVQKEGILHTGSPLLLLAGAGSGKTLVITRKIAYLINELEAAPENIMAVTFTNKAAHEMKERVCNLLPDIKPSRLFIRTFHSACLRILKENAHFLGYKSNFLILDEGDKASVIKRIMKEEEVPKSISQKLITRFISNVKNSIDDGIVFDRDIFENIYKKYTDYELNENVMDFDDLILNTIKLFEQENKVLNYYRNRFKYILVDEFQDTNPQQYKLIKLLTQDAENDLTVVGDDDQSIYAFRGADVLNILDFEKDYPNTKIIRLEENYRCPKDIVEAALSVIKNNTNRHEKNVFSNKPNEFKIENWICYSDLEEARSVVNEIESLFDNGFEARDIVVLFRTNSQSRAYEKELRLHSINYKIVGGVGFFERTEIKDAISFLRLMTGFGDNFSVRRTINVPPRGIGEKSFSNFETFANTRKLTLYNAIDYIDEAGLTKKVISNMKAYKSIIEEYAIKIKEDIINEEGIHIELLFFEFLKDIDYFSIFKSDGNERVITAEENIKELFRGFYDYKSMEPNASLITFLEENTLYRDINTNDDKEDYITLMTIHNAKGLEFDVVFMTGMEQGVFPHYFSLEEEKGIDEERRLCYVGITRARRKLYLTYSKKRRISTGIMEQIPSSFLMEIPKKLMLIKEKANYYSGNYIDIDEDAFDY
- a CDS encoding DNA-formamidopyrimidine glycosylase family protein, which encodes MKELPNLITLINSIKSEICYSYINKIEAIDKQYKEMEDIEGQKIIDVLRYGGYIHFQFSQDAMLIDLGPNGSFVLTEDDQYKNSILKLETDHGNFFVVDESKDKNEITKIIPIWKDSTTMPQIGYDPLTKQFNYNLFCQLLSDNDTTVEKLIKNPLILSGIGNVYGDMILKKASITKKTKTSDITKAKAREIFDAIKQVLREASGNTEEEDSESSEEE
- a CDS encoding EFR1 family ferrodoxin (N-terminal region resembles flavodoxins. C-terminal ferrodoxin region binds two 4Fe-4S clusters.), yielding MKVDKVYSIYYSATGTTQKIVSFVGENIAKKLGVPFEKYDFTLPKKREGILEFKENDLVICGTPTYAGRIPNVMLPYYKNNIKAKGALAVPIVLYGNRNFDDSLIELRNTMQENGFYTIAGAGFIGEHAFSYVLGAGRPDDKDMSIAAEFVEKVVEKIQNMNDIPKEPIKVRGNDPIRPYYMPKDKHEHAIDILKVKPKVDTSKCTNCKTCAHVCPLASIDFDDITKYVGKCIKCGACVKKCPEHCRYYDDEGYLYHQHDLEDEFKRRAEPELFY
- a CDS encoding peptide ABC transporter substrate-binding protein; this encodes MKKIIFMILSLSIIILFMSCSGGKDEKGVIYINVGPEPKTIDPALNSTVDANIYIQHVFEGLATRDNDNKIVPGVAESWDISDDGLTYTFHIRDNAKWSDGKKITAEDFVYSWQRVVDPITASEYAYQFEPVLNAMDINSGKKPVSELGVRAIDENTFEVKLNAPTAYFLELAAFYTFYPVRKDMIEENADNWTLSPDTYIGNGPFIMTERRTDDRIVVVKNTNYWNADNIVPEKLVFILMQNGTAAVAGIKEGSLHFANNPPLQDIENLKSEGLMHISPYLGTYYYCLNITNEILKDVRVRKALTLAIDRNYLVEQVTRAGQLPASAWVPSGVNDTEGAEGDFRKVGGDYYSIKAEDYQKNLDEAKKLLAEAGYPNGENFPVIEFKSNSGEHIQIFEAIQQMWKSGLGIDSTIAQEEWATFQTTRQEKNYVIARHGWIADYNDPMSFLGVFLSYSIQNNGGYSNKAYDDKLKLAMSTIDQDIRMKAMHEAEDILMEDMGLIPIYFYTDPIMVSKKLSGVIYDPLGAHKFFYAKLSE